A window of the Sphingobium sp. CAP-1 genome harbors these coding sequences:
- the ccoN gene encoding cytochrome-c oxidase, cbb3-type subunit I: MDKLVFRTGGWFALALIAFAAMLAARDSGFAVHMGIVSAVALGLAVYAMRSADYAGFARGLLKMPADQGRYYDDVIRWGVIATVFWGLAGFLAGLYIALQLAFPALNLGIEYTSFGRLRPLHTSAVIFAFGGNALIATSFYVVQRTCRARLFAPKLADFVFWGYQLFIILAATGYLLGITEGREYAEPEWYVDLWLTIVWVAYLVVFGGTVIKRSEPHIYVANWFYLAFILTIAMLHIVNNLSMPVSLLGSKSYSAFAGVQDALTQWWYGHNAVGFFLTAGFLAMMYYFVPKQAERPVYSYRLSIIHFWSLIFLYIWAGPHHLHYTALPDWAQTLGMVFSIMLWMPSWGGMINGLMTLNGAWDKIRTDPIIRMMVMALAFYGMSTFEGPMMSVKAVNSLSHYTDWTIGHVHSGALGWNGLITFACLYYLTPRLWQRERLYSLRLVNWHFWLATLGIVLYAAAMWVAGIMQGLMWREYGSDGYLVYAFSEVVRAMWPMYVIRVAGGLLYLSGAVIMAWNIGMTIAGKLRDEKPMRDAAYDPAADKPLIAAQPA; encoded by the coding sequence ATGGACAAACTGGTTTTCAGGACGGGCGGCTGGTTCGCGCTGGCGCTGATCGCCTTTGCGGCGATGCTGGCGGCGCGCGACAGCGGTTTCGCCGTCCATATGGGAATAGTGAGCGCGGTGGCGCTGGGGCTGGCCGTCTATGCGATGCGCAGCGCCGATTATGCCGGCTTTGCGCGCGGCCTGCTGAAAATGCCGGCCGATCAGGGCCGCTATTATGACGATGTGATCCGCTGGGGCGTGATCGCCACCGTTTTCTGGGGGCTGGCCGGTTTCCTGGCGGGCCTCTACATCGCGCTGCAACTGGCTTTCCCCGCGCTCAACCTCGGCATCGAATATACCAGCTTCGGGCGGCTGCGGCCGCTGCACACGTCGGCGGTGATCTTCGCCTTTGGCGGCAATGCGCTGATCGCGACCAGCTTCTATGTCGTGCAGCGCACCTGCCGCGCCCGGCTGTTCGCGCCGAAACTCGCGGACTTCGTATTCTGGGGCTATCAGCTCTTCATCATACTGGCCGCCACCGGCTATCTGCTGGGCATTACCGAGGGCAGGGAATATGCCGAGCCGGAATGGTATGTCGACCTGTGGCTGACGATCGTCTGGGTCGCCTATCTGGTGGTGTTCGGCGGCACCGTCATCAAGCGGTCCGAACCGCATATCTATGTGGCCAACTGGTTCTACCTCGCCTTCATCCTGACGATCGCGATGCTGCACATCGTCAACAACCTGTCGATGCCGGTCAGCCTGCTGGGGTCCAAGAGCTATAGCGCTTTCGCCGGCGTGCAGGATGCGCTGACCCAATGGTGGTATGGCCATAATGCGGTGGGCTTCTTCCTGACCGCCGGCTTCCTGGCCATGATGTATTATTTCGTGCCCAAGCAGGCGGAGCGGCCGGTCTACAGCTATCGCCTGTCGATCATCCATTTCTGGTCGCTGATCTTCCTCTATATCTGGGCGGGTCCGCACCACCTCCATTACACCGCGCTGCCCGACTGGGCGCAGACTTTGGGCATGGTGTTCTCGATCATGCTGTGGATGCCGAGCTGGGGCGGGATGATCAACGGCCTGATGACGCTGAACGGCGCCTGGGACAAGATCCGCACCGATCCGATCATCCGCATGATGGTGATGGCGCTCGCCTTTTACGGCATGTCCACCTTCGAAGGGCCGATGATGTCGGTGAAGGCGGTCAACAGCCTGAGCCACTATACCGACTGGACCATCGGCCATGTGCATAGCGGCGCGCTGGGCTGGAACGGCCTCATCACCTTCGCCTGCCTCTATTATCTGACACCGCGCCTGTGGCAGCGGGAGCGGCTCTATTCGCTGCGGTTGGTGAACTGGCACTTCTGGCTCGCGACGCTGGGGATCGTCCTCTACGCCGCCGCCATGTGGGTCGCGGGCATCATGCAGGGCTTGATGTGGCGCGAATATGGCAGCGACGGCTATCTCGTCTACGCCTTCTCCGAAGTCGTGCGCGCCATGTGGCCCATGTATGTGATCCGCGTGGCGGGCGGGCTGCTCTATCTCAGCGGCGCGGTCATCATGGCCTGGAATATCGGCATGACCATCGCGGGGAAGCTGCGCGACGAAAAGCCGATGCGCGACGCGGCCTATGACCCGGCCGCCGACAAGCCCCTCATCGCTGCCCAGCCCGCATAA